Proteins encoded by one window of Lutibacter sp. A64:
- a CDS encoding C40 family peptidase has product MKYLNYILVLVLFYSCQTDKNSITTFKNLNDSIKTKYAPDKRVAIYDVSYKKAGTNLILEGETDNPLAIEGLKSSLTAKGIVFIDSVSILPEATVGEYTYALANNSASNLRGKGKHSAELVTQVILGTELKVLKNDGSFSLVQTPEKYIAWVDNGGIAFFTKDQLNKWNESELIIYTKTTGNSYQDSDFKIILTDMVLGGKVKLIEELANSFKVEFPDGRVGFLKKDDAEKYKQWLIHLKPSKELVERYAKSLLGSPYLWGGTSTKAMDCSGFVKTVYLMNGFVTPRDASQQILKGEIVDKNLELEGLEKGDLMFFGTKATADKKQRVTHVGIWLGNGKQEFIHSSKRVRLNSMDPTSDAYDAWCGEHYLGSRRYLDVESKELIKL; this is encoded by the coding sequence ATGAAATATTTAAACTATATTTTAGTATTAGTACTTTTTTATTCTTGTCAAACAGATAAAAACTCTATAACTACATTTAAAAATTTAAACGACAGTATTAAAACTAAATATGCACCAGATAAAAGAGTTGCTATTTATGATGTTTCATATAAAAAAGCAGGAACTAATTTAATATTAGAAGGAGAAACAGATAATCCATTAGCTATTGAAGGTCTAAAAAGTAGTTTAACAGCTAAAGGAATAGTATTTATAGATAGTGTTTCAATTTTACCAGAGGCAACTGTAGGAGAATATACATATGCATTGGCAAATAATTCTGCATCGAATTTAAGAGGTAAAGGAAAACATTCTGCAGAGTTAGTTACTCAAGTTATTTTAGGAACAGAATTAAAAGTTTTAAAAAATGATGGGTCTTTTTCGCTAGTACAAACTCCAGAAAAATATATTGCATGGGTAGATAATGGTGGAATTGCATTTTTTACAAAAGATCAATTAAATAAATGGAATGAATCTGAACTTATAATTTATACAAAAACTACAGGGAATTCTTATCAAGATTCTGATTTCAAAATTATTTTAACAGATATGGTTCTTGGAGGAAAAGTTAAATTAATTGAAGAATTAGCAAACAGTTTTAAAGTTGAATTTCCTGATGGAAGAGTTGGTTTTCTTAAAAAAGACGACGCCGAAAAATATAAGCAATGGTTAATTCATTTAAAACCTTCTAAAGAATTAGTAGAACGTTATGCTAAAAGTTTGTTAGGTTCGCCATATTTATGGGGAGGAACTTCTACAAAAGCAATGGATTGTAGTGGTTTTGTAAAAACTGTGTATTTAATGAATGGTTTTGTAACACCGAGAGATGCTTCTCAACAAATTTTAAAAGGTGAAATTGTTGATAAAAATTTAGAGTTAGAAGGTTTAGAAAAGGGAGATTTAATGTTTTTTGGTACTAAAGCAACAGCTGATAAAAAACAACGTGTTACTCATGTAGGTATTTGGTTAGGAAATGGGAAACAAGAATTTATTCATTCTTCAAAAAGAGTGCGTTTAAATTCTATGGATCCAACTTCTGACGCCTATGATGCTTGGTGTGGAGAGCATTATTTAGGAAGTAGAAGGTATTTAGATGTTGAAAGTAAGGAGCTTATAAAACTTTAA